In Stenotrophomonas sp. 169, one DNA window encodes the following:
- a CDS encoding ornithine cyclodeaminase: MHLPLPSGDVATLPEPAATPCAVLDPKTIGRLARLAVDHMAAGIAYGSKVVLQPQDDELAPLMGRTAAESCPGNQRLNWKLNALLSANARYCAVKIVGSNACNHALGLPRSQSQLILYDKLTMTRLAQFDGTAVSARRTGAYASMAVDLLLADRERFSVCLYGAGPIADCVIDDLHAHHAERISRIQVCSRRPASAEAFATAAAARSGLDVRSGLDVRSGADGPMQADLVITATNAGSPIMSADMLHKDVAVLHLGGDELPVAFIEQALARGTVICDDVDSVCHRNSQSLPLYFSRQNLRLSDLAGLFRVRSLHDHTLRGEPAPARPALMTCVGLPVLDLYLAQWLYEHGAGSA, translated from the coding sequence ATGCACCTGCCACTTCCCAGCGGCGATGTCGCGACGTTACCCGAGCCCGCTGCCACGCCGTGCGCGGTCCTGGATCCCAAGACCATCGGCCGACTCGCGCGCCTCGCCGTGGACCACATGGCCGCAGGCATCGCCTACGGCAGCAAGGTGGTGCTGCAGCCACAGGACGACGAACTGGCCCCGCTGATGGGTCGAACCGCGGCCGAATCCTGCCCGGGCAACCAGCGGTTGAACTGGAAGCTCAACGCGCTGCTGAGCGCGAATGCGCGGTACTGCGCGGTCAAGATCGTCGGCTCCAATGCCTGCAACCACGCGCTGGGGCTTCCGCGTTCGCAGTCGCAGTTGATCCTGTACGACAAGCTGACCATGACACGCCTGGCCCAGTTCGATGGAACCGCCGTGTCCGCGCGAAGGACGGGCGCCTACGCCTCGATGGCGGTCGACCTCCTGCTTGCCGACAGGGAGCGGTTTTCTGTCTGCCTGTACGGCGCGGGGCCCATCGCCGATTGCGTCATCGACGATCTGCACGCGCATCACGCCGAGCGTATCAGCCGAATCCAGGTCTGCAGCCGGCGCCCGGCCAGCGCGGAGGCCTTTGCCACAGCGGCGGCCGCCCGCAGTGGGCTGGATGTACGCAGTGGACTGGATGTACGCAGTGGTGCGGATGGGCCGATGCAGGCCGATCTGGTGATCACCGCGACCAACGCGGGAAGCCCCATCATGTCTGCCGACATGCTGCACAAGGACGTCGCCGTGCTGCACCTGGGGGGCGATGAACTGCCGGTTGCCTTCATCGAACAAGCGCTGGCGCGAGGCACGGTGATCTGCGACGACGTGGACAGCGTGTGCCATCGCAACTCGCAGAGCCTGCCCCTTTACTTCTCACGGCAGAACCTGCGTCTGTCCGATCTGGCCGGCCTTTTCAGGGTCCGTAGCCTGCACGACCACACGCTACGCGGTGAACCGGCGCCCGCGCGTCCCGCCTTG
- a CDS encoding catecholate siderophore receptor Fiu, giving the protein MNPIKSRKHAAPLRRLPLATASLAAGLGLAALPSLAFADDNDGARTLDKVDVHATRGYKADKVASPKFTQSLQDTPQTIQVITADLFNQQGATTLTEALRNSPGVGTFFVGENGNTATGDALYMRGFDTSSSLFVDGVRDLGSISRDVFNTEQVEITKGPAGTDNGRSAPTGAINMVSKQATLHDEVSGTASLGSDQQRRATADWNQSLGATSALRLNAVWQDSDQPGRDHVNTSRWGIAPSLAFGLGTDTRYVLNLLYVDQDNVPDGGVPTVGLPGWSPQPTLEALAGRPVDPQNFYGTRADHDEVTAKMATFRIEHDFNDAVRLTNTARWGRTEQDYLLTAFMGTGTRASNGAPSGNIRYTDRNDLSTYTIARSLPTLKDQRNTLLTDQLNLRADFATGAIAHNLSTGVEFTREEMDSFGQAVTGGSSWPAANLYDPDWNVGGLSWAHNGADAHGKTTTSSVYLFDTLHFGESLLLTAGVRADHYNTEYASAVVCGGRAGPACGSNPAGTVLGVPTLKASDTLLNWKLGALYKVGDAASVYANYALSQQPPGGSNFALSSSASSLDNPRLDPQEAKTFEVGSKWAFLDDALAFNMAIFQTDVENEINTQVLDDAGNPTQTGSKRVRGVELSAVGRLTDNWSLSAGYSHLDTEVKEGTNVAADGTSNLTYTPDDAFTAWSTYQLPFGLTVGGGLRYSSAMHRGTDGAVGTPAFTKSYTVYDAVLSYPVSDFLVLRLNAYNVFDKQYVAAINKSGYRYTPGAPRTFLLSADIRF; this is encoded by the coding sequence ATGAATCCGATCAAGAGCCGCAAGCATGCCGCCCCACTCCGTCGCCTGCCGCTGGCGACCGCCAGTCTGGCCGCGGGGCTTGGCCTGGCCGCCCTGCCCTCGCTTGCCTTCGCCGATGACAACGACGGCGCACGCACGCTGGACAAGGTCGATGTGCACGCCACGCGCGGCTACAAGGCCGACAAAGTCGCCTCGCCGAAGTTCACCCAGTCCCTGCAGGACACGCCACAGACCATCCAGGTGATCACCGCGGACCTGTTCAACCAGCAGGGCGCCACCACACTGACCGAAGCGCTGCGCAACAGCCCGGGCGTGGGCACCTTCTTCGTCGGCGAGAACGGCAACACCGCCACCGGTGATGCGCTGTACATGCGGGGCTTCGATACCTCCAGCAGCCTGTTCGTCGACGGCGTGCGCGACCTGGGCTCCATCTCCCGCGATGTCTTCAACACCGAACAGGTGGAGATCACCAAGGGTCCGGCCGGCACCGACAACGGGCGTTCGGCACCGACCGGTGCGATCAACATGGTCAGCAAGCAGGCCACCCTGCACGATGAAGTATCCGGCACCGCCAGCCTGGGCAGTGACCAGCAACGCCGCGCCACCGCCGACTGGAACCAGTCGCTGGGAGCGACCAGTGCGCTGCGCCTGAATGCCGTGTGGCAGGACAGCGACCAGCCCGGCCGCGACCACGTGAACACCTCGCGCTGGGGCATTGCGCCGTCGCTGGCATTCGGCCTGGGGACGGACACCCGCTACGTGCTGAACCTGCTCTACGTGGACCAGGACAACGTACCCGACGGCGGCGTGCCCACCGTTGGCCTGCCCGGCTGGAGCCCGCAACCCACGCTGGAGGCCCTGGCTGGCCGCCCGGTGGATCCGCAGAACTTCTACGGCACGCGCGCGGACCATGACGAGGTCACCGCGAAGATGGCCACGTTCCGCATCGAACACGACTTCAACGACGCCGTGCGCCTGACCAACACCGCGCGCTGGGGCCGTACCGAACAGGATTACCTGCTCACCGCGTTCATGGGCACCGGCACACGCGCCAGCAACGGCGCGCCGAGCGGAAACATCCGCTATACCGACCGCAACGACCTGTCCACGTATACCATCGCGCGCAGCCTGCCCACGTTGAAAGACCAGCGCAACACGTTGCTGACCGACCAGCTCAACCTGCGCGCCGACTTCGCCACCGGCGCCATCGCGCACAACCTCAGCACCGGCGTGGAATTCACCCGCGAAGAAATGGACAGCTTCGGCCAGGCCGTCACCGGCGGCAGCAGTTGGCCGGCGGCGAATCTGTATGACCCGGACTGGAACGTGGGGGGACTGAGCTGGGCACACAACGGTGCCGATGCGCACGGCAAGACCACCACCTCTTCGGTGTATCTGTTCGACACGCTGCACTTCGGCGAAAGCCTCCTGTTGACGGCTGGCGTGCGCGCGGATCACTACAACACGGAGTACGCCAGCGCCGTGGTCTGCGGTGGCCGCGCGGGCCCCGCCTGTGGCAGCAACCCAGCAGGTACGGTGCTGGGCGTGCCCACCCTGAAAGCCTCGGACACGTTGTTGAACTGGAAGCTCGGCGCGTTGTACAAGGTGGGCGATGCGGCAAGCGTGTACGCGAACTACGCGCTGTCGCAGCAGCCGCCGGGCGGCAGCAATTTCGCCCTCAGCAGTTCGGCCAGCAGCCTGGACAATCCGCGCCTGGATCCGCAGGAAGCGAAGACGTTCGAAGTCGGCAGCAAGTGGGCGTTCCTCGACGATGCGCTGGCATTCAACATGGCGATCTTCCAGACCGATGTGGAGAATGAAATCAACACGCAGGTGCTGGACGATGCGGGCAACCCGACCCAGACCGGTAGCAAGCGCGTGCGGGGCGTTGAACTGTCGGCCGTAGGCCGGCTGACCGACAACTGGTCGCTGTCAGCCGGCTACAGCCATCTGGACACCGAAGTGAAGGAGGGGACGAACGTTGCAGCCGATGGCACAAGCAACCTGACCTATACACCCGATGATGCCTTCACGGCGTGGAGCACGTATCAGCTTCCGTTCGGCCTGACCGTTGGCGGTGGCCTGCGTTACAGCAGCGCGATGCATCGCGGCACGGACGGGGCGGTGGGCACGCCAGCCTTCACCAAGTCCTACACCGTGTATGACGCGGTGCTGTCCTACCCGGTCAGCGACTTCCTGGTGCTGCGCTTGAACGCCTACAACGTGTTCGACAAGCAGTACGTGGCTGCGATCAACAAGAGCGGGTACCGTTACACACCGGGTGCACCGCGTACGTTCCTGCTGAGCGCAGACATCCGTTTCTGA
- a CDS encoding Fe2+-dependent dioxygenase, with protein MLLHIPDVLNAEELAGLQGRLRSADWTDGRETVGRQGAPVKHNQQLPDSSPLKAALGTTVLAALQRNPLFFAAALPLKILPPRFNRYHGGGHYGFHVDGAVMANDAGGYLRSDVSCTLFLSDPDDYDGGELVISDTYGEHEVKLPAGDLILYPSSSLHQVNPVSRGERTAAFFWVQSMIRDDGQRRLLWEMDTALERLRSADAEALSLLQLSGVYHNLLRRWSEV; from the coding sequence ATGCTGCTGCACATCCCCGACGTGCTCAATGCTGAAGAACTGGCCGGCCTGCAGGGTCGCCTGCGGTCGGCCGACTGGACCGACGGCCGCGAAACCGTGGGACGGCAGGGCGCGCCGGTGAAGCACAACCAGCAGTTGCCCGACAGCTCGCCGTTGAAAGCGGCGCTGGGCACCACCGTACTGGCCGCGTTGCAGCGCAACCCGCTGTTCTTCGCGGCCGCGTTGCCGTTGAAGATCCTGCCACCCCGCTTCAACCGGTACCACGGTGGCGGCCACTACGGGTTCCACGTAGACGGTGCGGTGATGGCCAACGATGCCGGCGGCTATCTGCGTTCCGACGTGTCGTGCACGCTGTTCCTGTCCGACCCGGACGACTACGACGGCGGCGAACTGGTCATCAGCGACACCTACGGCGAGCACGAGGTGAAGCTGCCCGCAGGCGATCTCATCCTCTATCCGTCCAGCAGCCTGCACCAGGTCAATCCGGTCAGCCGTGGCGAACGCACGGCCGCCTTTTTCTGGGTGCAGAGCATGATCCGCGACGATGGACAGCGCCGCCTGCTGTGGGAGATGGATACCGCCCTGGAACGACTGCGCAGCGCTGACGCAGAGGCGCTTTCGCTGCTGCAGTTGAGCGGGGTGTATCACAATCTCCTGCGGCGGTGGAGCGAGGTGTAG